In Leptospira sp. WS58.C1, a single genomic region encodes these proteins:
- a CDS encoding GMC oxidoreductase, whose protein sequence is MKKEHYDILIIGSGISSSFFLTRILQKKEIIGKKILVLEKGYEESHSERKARRFRKHNGVVATKLDPSKTFLQTDDTNKKWTYSPSFGGSSNCWYGNTLRFLPNDFRTKSIYGYGIDWPLTYEELENYYSIAENIFQVSGPSKTPFPKTSSYPLPPHKLSGFDKLLQKKFGSLYIATPCARPSISIEQRPKCCNSGVCHVCPIDSKFTVTNSLSGAYEDPRVILKTEAKAEYLRIENGIAKSVLITYQEKEYEISADLFVLGANAIFNPFLLIRSGDNSPELGKGINEQVSINCSMELDQITGFDGSTVISGLGYMFYDTPERKKTSACLVENHTAPILGGNKWKNGFNRANVKFIFEDLRQSQNRIELDSNGKLPIVVYKGHHPRTQAALKNTEKYASEIAKAVSASSFTLADSINSTESHIQGTVPMGNSNGNSVVDRDLVHHKIRNLCVLGSSSFPTSPPANPSLTIAALSLRTADRLFDSGSRS, encoded by the coding sequence ATGAAGAAGGAACATTACGATATTTTAATTATAGGAAGCGGCATATCTTCCTCTTTTTTTCTGACTAGAATTCTCCAAAAAAAAGAGATCATCGGAAAAAAGATATTAGTCCTGGAAAAAGGATACGAAGAATCCCATTCGGAAAGGAAAGCAAGACGATTCCGAAAACATAACGGAGTAGTTGCAACAAAACTCGATCCGTCAAAAACATTCTTACAAACCGACGATACTAATAAAAAATGGACATATTCTCCTTCTTTCGGGGGAAGCAGCAATTGTTGGTATGGAAACACATTACGTTTTTTACCAAACGATTTCCGTACAAAATCGATTTACGGATACGGAATAGATTGGCCTCTAACCTATGAGGAATTAGAAAACTATTATTCCATTGCTGAGAATATTTTCCAAGTCTCGGGTCCTTCCAAAACTCCTTTTCCTAAAACTTCTTCCTATCCTTTACCACCGCATAAACTTTCCGGATTCGATAAACTTTTGCAGAAAAAATTCGGCTCTCTTTACATTGCAACACCTTGTGCAAGACCTTCCATTTCCATTGAGCAAAGACCTAAATGTTGTAATTCGGGTGTCTGCCACGTTTGTCCTATAGATTCTAAATTCACAGTGACAAACAGTTTATCGGGAGCTTACGAGGATCCACGTGTCATATTGAAAACCGAGGCTAAAGCTGAATATTTACGGATCGAAAACGGTATTGCGAAATCCGTTCTGATCACCTATCAAGAAAAAGAATATGAGATTTCCGCCGATTTATTCGTACTAGGAGCAAACGCTATCTTCAATCCATTTCTACTAATTAGATCCGGGGACAATTCTCCGGAATTGGGAAAAGGGATCAATGAACAGGTTTCGATAAATTGTTCGATGGAATTGGATCAAATAACAGGCTTCGACGGAAGTACCGTAATTTCGGGATTAGGTTATATGTTTTATGATACTCCGGAACGAAAAAAAACCTCTGCCTGTCTCGTGGAAAATCATACTGCACCTATTCTTGGCGGCAATAAGTGGAAAAATGGATTCAATCGGGCGAATGTAAAATTTATCTTTGAAGATCTCAGACAATCCCAAAACAGGATAGAATTGGATTCGAATGGAAAATTACCTATCGTGGTTTATAAAGGCCATCATCCGAGAACGCAAGCTGCCTTAAAAAACACGGAAAAATATGCGTCAGAAATCGCAAAGGCAGTTTCGGCATCTTCATTTACCTTGGCTGATTCCATCAATTCGACCGAGTCCCATATTCAAGGGACCGTTCCTATGGGAAATTCAAACGGGAATAGCGTAGTCGATCGAGATCTCGTCCATCATAAAATCCGCAATCTATGCGTTTTGGGCTCTTCTTCTTTTCCTACTTCCCCTCCTGCAAATCCAAGTTTAACAATCGCAGCTCTTTCCCTTAGAACAGCAGACAGATTATTCGATTCCGGATCCCGATCTTGA
- a CDS encoding ABC transporter ATP-binding protein, giving the protein MITVKNVTKKFKDVTAVSDLSLEIKKGEFVGLLGPNGAGKTTLIEMLEGIQFPDSGKIQILGTSWKESETFLRSNIGLALQETRFMDRATVWETLKLFGSFYKAPESRLYEILELTRLSEKNESFVNSLSGGQRQRLALGVSIMNKPEILFLDEPTTGLDPGARRDIWKILEDLRAYGTTMILTTHYMEEAEVLCDRIIVMDKGRILDQGSLTHLLGKLGGGEIVRFSLENGTDPSGYLPEKGKFKFSWNSDSKEGRIYVERITDYLPAMLDSFSKSGIVLKELECHKKTLDDLFLSMTGRGLEE; this is encoded by the coding sequence ATTATCACCGTAAAGAATGTAACTAAAAAATTCAAAGATGTAACCGCCGTTAGCGATCTTTCTCTAGAAATTAAAAAGGGAGAGTTCGTAGGTTTGCTTGGACCGAATGGAGCCGGAAAAACGACTCTGATCGAAATGTTGGAAGGGATCCAATTTCCGGATTCCGGAAAGATCCAAATTTTAGGCACAAGTTGGAAAGAGAGCGAAACTTTTTTAAGAAGTAATATAGGTCTCGCTCTGCAAGAAACAAGATTTATGGATCGGGCCACAGTTTGGGAAACTCTGAAATTATTCGGAAGTTTCTACAAGGCTCCTGAATCTAGACTGTATGAAATTTTAGAACTGACTAGACTTTCCGAAAAAAATGAATCCTTCGTAAACAGTTTATCAGGAGGCCAAAGGCAAAGATTAGCTTTAGGCGTTTCTATCATGAACAAGCCCGAAATTCTTTTTTTGGACGAGCCAACTACAGGTTTGGATCCCGGGGCTAGAAGAGATATCTGGAAAATCCTAGAGGATCTACGAGCTTACGGAACTACGATGATCCTCACTACACATTATATGGAAGAAGCGGAAGTACTTTGTGACAGGATCATCGTAATGGATAAGGGCCGGATCTTGGACCAAGGATCTTTAACTCACCTTTTAGGAAAATTAGGCGGAGGAGAAATTGTCCGTTTTTCTTTGGAGAATGGAACGGATCCGAGTGGATATCTTCCTGAAAAAGGAAAATTCAAATTCAGTTGGAATTCCGATTCGAAAGAAGGCAGGATCTACGTGGAGAGAATTACGGATTATCTTCCTGCCATGTTGGATTCCTTTTCAAAGTCCGGGATCGTTTTAAAAGAACTAGAGTGTCATAAAAAGACCTTGGACGACTTATTCCTTTCGATGACAGGAAGAGGATTGGAAGAATGA
- a CDS encoding ABC transporter permease, which yields MKQIYHLVTIQLKEFYREPGILFWAFIFPIAIAGVLGLAFTSKGVPQTRVAVISSSHDANGLSTKIEKAFSNSSGGNSNGLGVIVPQVLAEEEAIKALKRGEINLLVQEDEKGNLEFSFDPNNANAQRDYLLLSNALLSMQGTEQGNSNIRKLDSKGTRYIDYLVPGMLAMGVMNSCLWGVGWNLIEMRMKKLLRRMSATPMNKLAFVMSFFFTRIFVTTVESIIFLTFTFTVFENAFFGSIPAALLIFLTGNFVFACIGIFVGSRAQSSQVGNGLVNAFTFPMMVLSGIFFSYKNFPDIVLPFVKHLPLTLMADTLRAIFIEGAGLTEIVYPCAFMVVIGFFFLGVGLRIFRWS from the coding sequence ATGAAACAAATCTATCATTTAGTCACGATTCAATTAAAAGAATTTTATCGGGAACCTGGGATCCTATTCTGGGCATTCATATTCCCGATAGCGATCGCAGGCGTGTTAGGACTTGCATTCACTTCTAAAGGGGTGCCTCAAACGAGAGTTGCCGTCATTTCCTCTTCGCATGATGCAAACGGGTTATCAACAAAAATCGAAAAAGCATTTTCTAACTCTTCCGGTGGGAATTCCAACGGATTAGGTGTGATCGTTCCTCAGGTGCTTGCGGAAGAAGAAGCGATCAAAGCCCTAAAAAGAGGAGAGATCAATCTTCTCGTGCAAGAAGATGAAAAAGGAAATTTAGAATTTTCCTTCGATCCGAATAATGCAAATGCGCAGAGAGATTATCTCCTTCTTTCCAATGCTCTTTTGAGTATGCAAGGAACAGAACAAGGTAACTCTAATATCCGAAAACTGGATTCGAAAGGAACAAGATATATAGATTATCTCGTACCTGGAATGCTCGCTATGGGGGTCATGAATTCTTGTCTTTGGGGAGTGGGCTGGAATCTCATCGAGATGAGGATGAAAAAACTTTTAAGGAGAATGTCCGCAACCCCAATGAATAAGTTGGCGTTTGTAATGTCTTTCTTCTTCACTCGGATCTTTGTTACGACCGTAGAATCGATCATCTTCTTAACGTTTACATTTACCGTTTTTGAAAATGCCTTTTTCGGATCAATACCGGCTGCACTTTTGATCTTTCTGACCGGAAATTTCGTATTTGCATGTATCGGTATCTTTGTCGGTTCCAGAGCACAAAGCTCTCAGGTAGGGAATGGGCTTGTGAACGCTTTCACCTTTCCGATGATGGTCCTTTCCGGGATCTTCTTCAGTTATAAAAACTTCCCGGATATCGTACTTCCGTTCGTAAAACATTTACCTTTGACCTTGATGGCGGATACTTTGAGAGCCATATTTATAGAAGGGGCAGGACTAACGGAAATCGTTTATCCCTGCGCGTTTATGGTCGTGATCGGATTTTTCTTCTTGGGTGTTGGGCTTCGTATATTTCGCTGGTCTTAA
- a CDS encoding quinone-dependent dihydroorotate dehydrogenase, with protein sequence MNSEWKQWVYEKTAKPFFLSIHPESAHYLAQNLLGLSKKLPFVFPVLESLMTYSSDRLKTKVAGIEFANPVGLGAGFDKTGELYPFLSRLGFGSIEIGTITGQAQPGNPKPRIFRYAEDEALINRMGFNNPGADAAEETIRKQKKNCVRGINVGKTKIVSEEDAVDDYVYSLKKLTAHADYAVINISSPNTPGLRNFQKKENFTKLMEGIRSGLGGKFPIPTFVKFAPDMEKEELKGLLELLPDSKLSGVILTNTTIDKSVLSRYPNVEKEGGVSGKPLRQRSTEFVRYAYSILQGSLPIIGVGGIDSGEAALEKILAGADLVQLYTGYVYNGPFLPVRILEYLDGILKKVGARSIGELVGKNKI encoded by the coding sequence ATGAATTCTGAATGGAAACAATGGGTTTATGAGAAAACCGCAAAACCTTTCTTCTTAAGCATTCATCCTGAATCCGCTCACTATCTTGCCCAAAATCTACTTGGGCTTTCTAAAAAGCTTCCGTTTGTGTTTCCTGTTTTGGAATCGCTAATGACCTACTCCAGCGATCGTTTGAAAACAAAGGTCGCAGGGATCGAATTTGCAAATCCAGTCGGACTAGGCGCGGGCTTTGATAAGACTGGAGAATTATATCCGTTTCTTTCTAGATTAGGTTTCGGTTCGATTGAGATCGGAACGATCACAGGCCAAGCACAACCTGGAAATCCAAAGCCTAGGATTTTCCGATATGCCGAAGACGAGGCTTTGATCAATCGAATGGGATTTAATAATCCCGGAGCGGATGCTGCCGAAGAAACCATCCGAAAGCAGAAAAAGAACTGTGTAAGAGGGATTAACGTAGGCAAAACAAAAATTGTCTCGGAAGAAGACGCGGTAGATGATTACGTATATTCTCTAAAAAAACTCACCGCCCATGCAGACTATGCGGTGATCAATATCTCTTCTCCCAATACTCCCGGTCTTAGGAATTTCCAAAAGAAGGAAAACTTTACCAAGTTGATGGAAGGCATCCGAAGCGGTTTAGGCGGAAAATTTCCGATCCCTACTTTTGTAAAATTTGCTCCCGATATGGAAAAAGAAGAATTGAAGGGCCTGCTGGAACTCTTACCCGACTCTAAATTATCAGGTGTCATTCTCACCAACACAACAATAGACAAATCGGTCTTATCCAGATACCCGAACGTAGAAAAAGAAGGCGGAGTTTCCGGAAAACCGCTTCGCCAAAGGTCCACAGAGTTTGTTCGCTATGCCTACTCTATCTTACAGGGAAGTCTTCCTATCATAGGAGTCGGCGGGATCGACTCGGGAGAAGCAGCCTTAGAAAAAATTTTAGCGGGAGCTGACCTAGTCCAATTATATACAGGCTACGTTTACAACGGACCATTTTTGCCTGTTAGAATATTAGAATATCTAGATGGAATTCTGAAAAAAGTCGGAGCGAGGTCGATCGGCGAATTGGTAGGTAAGAATAAGATTTGA
- a CDS encoding SixA phosphatase family protein, producing MKEIHLIRHSKSDWSDTHLKDKERSLSKRGRKNARFLGKYVKKVSFVADVALVSPSVRTSETWKIIQSFQNITKDTKIISEIYEAEYSDLLRILRGLPSKINNVVLIGHNPGMEDLANYLLLGNNPDSLFEKFPTSSFISLVTDQKDWADLGRQSCRLKRFWIP from the coding sequence TTGAAAGAGATTCATCTCATTAGACATTCTAAATCCGATTGGAGCGATACTCATTTAAAGGATAAGGAACGTTCTTTGTCTAAGAGAGGTCGTAAAAACGCGCGATTTTTAGGAAAATATGTGAAGAAGGTTTCCTTTGTTGCGGATGTCGCCCTTGTTTCGCCATCCGTCCGAACTTCTGAAACTTGGAAGATAATACAGAGTTTTCAGAATATTACGAAGGATACAAAAATTATAAGTGAAATATATGAGGCGGAGTATTCCGACTTACTTAGGATTTTAAGAGGTCTACCTTCTAAAATTAACAATGTAGTTTTGATAGGCCATAATCCGGGAATGGAAGATCTTGCGAATTATTTATTATTAGGAAATAATCCCGACTCTCTTTTCGAAAAATTTCCCACTTCTTCTTTTATAAGTTTAGTGACGGATCAGAAAGATTGGGCGGATCTGGGAAGACAAAGTTGCAGACTCAAAAGGTTTTGGATCCCATGA
- the hpt gene encoding hypoxanthine phosphoribosyltransferase yields MKNNTSNFNNIPFQTLFNEEMISSRVKELGLQIANDYQGKNPVFVCVLRGGIYFFSDLTKAVPIPIELDFIQAKSYVGMESSGNVELIKDLDSEISGRDILIVEDIVDTGRTLKFLISHILSKKPKSLEIASLLFKEGGEAVGYPIKYIGWNIGKEFVIGYGLDYDGKFRNLPGVFIYSEE; encoded by the coding sequence ATGAAGAATAATACTTCAAATTTTAATAATATACCGTTTCAGACATTGTTTAATGAAGAGATGATCTCTTCTAGAGTAAAAGAATTGGGTTTGCAAATCGCAAACGATTACCAAGGCAAAAATCCCGTTTTTGTATGCGTTCTAAGAGGCGGGATTTACTTCTTCTCCGATCTGACCAAAGCGGTTCCCATCCCGATAGAATTGGATTTTATACAGGCAAAATCTTATGTTGGAATGGAATCTTCCGGAAACGTAGAATTAATTAAAGACTTGGATTCGGAGATCTCAGGCAGAGATATTCTAATTGTAGAAGATATCGTGGATACGGGCCGTACACTGAAATTTTTGATCTCTCATATTCTATCCAAAAAACCGAAGTCACTGGAAATCGCTTCTTTGTTATTTAAAGAAGGGGGAGAGGCAGTCGGATATCCGATCAAATATATAGGCTGGAATATAGGAAAAGAATTCGTGATCGGCTATGGGCTGGATTACGACGGCAAATTCAGGAATCTACCGGGAGTATTCATTTATTCCGAAGAATGA
- a CDS encoding DUF1569 domain-containing protein yields the protein MSDVNFSRKKFIQKAAAIGILTSSGTLLDSCASVHYGIKERGIQFSKFSEVEIELAKLLQAKTVLPYGDWDPSQVLLHCAQSIYYSIKGYPENKSELFQNTLGKIAFWNFSRKGKMSHDLNAPIPGADVLQAGIPLSESILELKKAISTFSNYNGELAPHFAYGKLTKQEYELAHSMHIANHLDYVTIG from the coding sequence ATGTCGGATGTTAATTTTTCCAGGAAAAAATTTATTCAGAAAGCCGCGGCTATCGGAATTCTAACAAGTTCCGGAACTTTATTGGATTCTTGCGCGAGTGTTCATTATGGAATAAAGGAGAGAGGGATCCAATTTTCAAAATTCTCCGAAGTGGAAATCGAACTCGCAAAATTACTTCAAGCAAAAACAGTCCTTCCCTATGGAGATTGGGATCCGAGCCAAGTGTTGTTGCACTGTGCTCAAAGTATTTACTACTCGATAAAAGGGTATCCGGAAAATAAATCCGAACTATTTCAAAACACTCTTGGTAAAATCGCTTTTTGGAATTTTTCTAGAAAGGGAAAGATGTCCCATGACCTAAATGCACCGATCCCCGGTGCGGATGTTTTACAAGCGGGTATTCCGCTTTCAGAAAGTATTTTGGAACTAAAAAAGGCGATCTCAACATTCTCCAATTATAATGGGGAACTTGCTCCGCACTTTGCGTACGGCAAACTCACAAAACAAGAATATGAACTCGCTCATTCAATGCATATAGCGAATCATTTAGATTACGTAACGATCGGTTAG
- a CDS encoding citrate synthase family protein encodes MAFSTKKPFLSADEAASALGVEVQTIYSYVSRGLLHSESGGHKDRSKRYRREDIEQLLLRREERSQPGKTAKTALSLGQPVLESSITLLGENSLFYRGKNVLDLSENEGFEDVACLLWEAEEINPFESDWPILSEECIKILKLLEGRPILDISRILLPFLEYEDAKAFRKDTKTFKKTSSSILRYLTLFSSGKTGSEGKISETLLSSWNPSRKKEDPNYLAKLKLLEAALILSADHELNVSSFTARCVASSEASLYQVVLAGLAALSGPKHGLLTEKAILLLAQVTGNKKKDKQLIEEKLRNGENIPGFGHPLYKKGDPRGRKLIEMISRSFPNDPDAQLYLQFIIQIEELLEDYPTIDAGLALVSKMLKLPKGAGIGIFAIGRTAGWLAHAMEQYESGNLIRPRAKYIGNPPQE; translated from the coding sequence ATGGCTTTTTCTACTAAAAAACCGTTCTTAAGCGCGGATGAAGCCGCCTCTGCCTTAGGAGTAGAGGTACAAACCATATATTCATACGTTAGTCGCGGCTTACTGCATTCCGAGTCGGGAGGCCATAAGGATAGAAGTAAACGTTATAGAAGAGAAGATATAGAACAATTATTGCTCAGAAGAGAAGAAAGAAGCCAGCCTGGAAAGACCGCCAAAACGGCTTTGTCCTTAGGACAACCGGTATTAGAATCTTCTATCACATTACTCGGAGAAAACTCCCTCTTCTACAGGGGTAAAAACGTTTTAGATCTTTCGGAGAACGAAGGTTTTGAGGATGTAGCTTGTTTACTTTGGGAAGCGGAAGAAATAAATCCATTCGAATCCGATTGGCCGATATTATCCGAAGAATGTATTAAAATCCTAAAATTATTAGAGGGTCGGCCTATCTTAGATATTTCTAGGATCTTACTTCCTTTTTTAGAATATGAAGATGCAAAGGCATTCCGTAAAGATACGAAAACTTTCAAAAAAACTTCTTCTTCTATCTTAAGATATCTAACTCTATTTTCTTCCGGCAAAACTGGATCGGAAGGAAAAATTTCAGAAACACTTTTAAGTAGTTGGAATCCTTCTAGAAAAAAAGAAGATCCGAATTATTTAGCTAAACTAAAACTTTTAGAAGCGGCTTTGATCCTTTCCGCCGACCATGAGTTGAATGTTTCTTCTTTTACCGCAAGATGTGTAGCTTCTAGTGAAGCTTCTCTTTACCAAGTAGTACTCGCGGGACTCGCCGCTTTATCCGGACCCAAACATGGGTTGCTCACAGAGAAAGCGATTCTTCTTCTTGCCCAAGTAACGGGAAATAAAAAGAAAGATAAACAACTCATAGAAGAAAAATTAAGAAATGGAGAAAATATCCCGGGCTTTGGCCACCCTCTATATAAAAAAGGAGATCCTAGAGGTAGAAAGTTAATCGAAATGATATCTAGATCTTTTCCAAACGATCCGGATGCACAATTATATCTACAATTCATAATACAGATAGAAGAACTCTTGGAAGATTATCCTACGATCGATGCAGGACTCGCACTGGTATCCAAAATGCTCAAATTACCCAAAGGTGCCGGCATCGGAATTTTCGCGATCGGTCGAACCGCGGGTTGGTTAGCTCATGCTATGGAACAATATGAATCCGGAAATTTGATCCGCCCCAGAGCGAAGTATATCGGAAACCCTCCCCAAGAATAA
- a CDS encoding citrate synthase/methylcitrate synthase, whose amino-acid sequence MLVSEQEKEKNYSPGLEGIPAARTKLSQVDGKGGRLIIAGYAVEEFAGKAVFEETIFTLWNDRRPMPTETSLFSEELRSSRRFSKVIRTIIEEAVYANLPLIDILRIGSAALSLGSQKEDPRKDAMAVLSTFPLIVAWAFRLLKGQAPVLPRQDLDIAANFLYMLNGNDPDPRNVRALNTYLNTVCDHGLNASTFAARVIISTQSDMISAVTGGLGALKGPLHGGAPGPALDTVFEIGAKENAERVLREKLKHNERLMGFGHRIYKVRDPRADVLAKAAKILYDTDEKREFYDLAMYVEKTALDLLKEYKPDRVLQTNVEFYTALLLHGLGFPTEIFTPVFAMGRAAGWTAHCFEQMQERILRPDAIYTGEDGKLWN is encoded by the coding sequence ATGTTAGTCTCTGAACAGGAAAAAGAGAAAAATTACAGCCCGGGTTTAGAAGGAATACCTGCAGCAAGGACCAAACTTTCCCAAGTCGATGGGAAAGGAGGAAGGTTGATCATAGCAGGTTATGCTGTGGAAGAATTCGCCGGAAAGGCAGTCTTTGAAGAAACTATTTTTACACTTTGGAACGATAGAAGGCCAATGCCAACCGAAACCAGTTTGTTCTCGGAGGAACTCAGATCTTCCAGAAGATTTTCGAAAGTGATACGAACCATTATAGAGGAAGCCGTATATGCGAATCTTCCGTTAATCGATATTTTACGGATCGGATCCGCGGCTCTTTCTTTAGGTTCTCAAAAAGAAGATCCCAGAAAGGATGCGATGGCAGTTCTTTCCACATTTCCTTTGATCGTCGCGTGGGCTTTCCGTTTACTGAAAGGCCAAGCTCCCGTTCTTCCTAGACAAGACTTGGACATTGCGGCAAATTTTCTCTACATGCTGAATGGGAATGATCCCGATCCAAGAAACGTTCGGGCTTTGAATACGTATCTGAATACGGTTTGCGACCATGGATTGAATGCTTCCACATTCGCAGCGAGAGTGATTATCTCCACCCAGTCCGATATGATCTCGGCGGTAACAGGAGGATTGGGTGCACTAAAAGGGCCTTTGCATGGAGGAGCTCCGGGGCCCGCGTTAGATACCGTATTTGAGATAGGAGCGAAGGAAAATGCGGAGAGGGTGCTGAGAGAAAAATTAAAGCATAACGAAAGACTAATGGGATTCGGGCATCGGATCTATAAGGTCAGAGATCCTCGTGCGGATGTTCTCGCAAAGGCGGCGAAAATCCTATATGATACGGATGAAAAAAGAGAGTTTTATGATCTTGCGATGTACGTGGAAAAAACAGCATTGGACTTGTTGAAAGAATACAAGCCGGACCGAGTGCTCCAAACCAATGTGGAATTTTATACTGCGTTACTTCTTCATGGTTTAGGATTCCCGACCGAGATCTTTACTCCCGTATTTGCAATGGGAAGAGCGGCAGGTTGGACAGCTCATTGTTTCGAACAAATGCAGGAAAGAATATTAAGACCGGATGCGATCTATACGGGAGAAGATGGAAAACTTTGGAATTAG
- a CDS encoding M23 family metallopeptidase yields MCSFSKNILIFVSLVLFSSSLNFTKEQKKKEEPKKASVFPKLNQVVLNSKSEKKKEEGKPKQVVSEKKTRKRIKGEIVEKQEELFSFSIAGRKFAQGELLFLKIKPLPKILDKLGNFTINWEGQEIPFSQKEGYILTFLPISPEFSKSYGVLELTEKRLFTKNDSKKYEIPVQKTYFATSKVSHLTMDKQYTSDELSEETKAFIKECSDAKAKAFQSKSDLQVESDFEYPVHNPILNSPFYKRRIYNKEKGRPHGGSDFKGGIGDPIYAINDGTVILARPMYYEGNFTVIDHGLELYSLYMHQSEILVKTGDKVKKGDLIGRIGSTGMSTGPHLHLGLRVLGTMIDPLSVVQTDLIEGRNKISRK; encoded by the coding sequence ATGTGTAGTTTTTCAAAAAATATCCTCATATTTGTGTCCTTAGTCCTTTTTTCTAGTTCGCTAAATTTTACAAAAGAGCAAAAGAAAAAGGAAGAACCTAAAAAGGCTTCCGTATTTCCCAAACTGAATCAGGTGGTCTTGAATTCTAAATCGGAAAAGAAGAAAGAAGAAGGGAAACCAAAGCAGGTAGTCTCCGAAAAGAAAACACGAAAAAGAATAAAAGGTGAGATCGTAGAGAAGCAGGAAGAACTGTTTTCTTTTTCTATTGCAGGAAGAAAGTTCGCGCAAGGAGAACTTCTATTCTTAAAAATAAAACCTTTACCTAAAATTTTAGATAAACTCGGAAATTTTACGATCAACTGGGAGGGACAAGAGATCCCATTTTCGCAAAAAGAAGGTTATATCCTCACCTTTCTTCCTATTTCTCCCGAATTTTCAAAATCTTATGGAGTTTTGGAATTAACAGAGAAACGTCTTTTTACTAAAAACGATTCCAAAAAGTATGAGATTCCGGTCCAAAAGACTTACTTTGCGACTTCTAAAGTTTCCCATCTTACCATGGACAAACAGTATACTAGCGACGAACTTTCGGAAGAAACAAAAGCTTTCATCAAAGAATGTTCCGATGCGAAGGCAAAGGCATTCCAATCTAAGTCCGATCTTCAAGTAGAATCCGATTTCGAATATCCTGTTCATAACCCGATCTTAAATAGCCCTTTTTACAAACGTAGGATCTACAACAAAGAGAAAGGCCGTCCTCATGGAGGTTCCGATTTCAAAGGTGGTATAGGAGATCCGATCTATGCGATCAATGACGGTACAGTGATCTTAGCAAGACCTATGTATTATGAAGGAAACTTCACGGTAATTGATCACGGTTTGGAATTGTATTCCTTATACATGCACCAATCGGAAATTTTAGTAAAAACTGGAGATAAAGTGAAGAAGGGAGATTTGATCGGAAGGATCGGATCGACAGGTATGTCCACCGGACCTCATTTACATTTGGGGCTTAGAGTTTTGGGAACGATGATCGATCCTCTTTCCGTTGTTCAAACGGATTTAATTGAGGGTAGAAATAAAATCTCCAGAAAATGA
- a CDS encoding alpha/beta fold hydrolase, with translation MSIELQEKDSTFPFPSDFPEVRSRYLNTNGQKFFLLESGPKNGKPLLLLHGFPEFSYAWKNQIGYFAKRGYLVIAPDQRGYARSSKPKSISDYGLDILSEDIVSILDAYGISKTDIIAHDWGGAVAYWTLSKFPERFRKACILNVPHPTIMKRKILSDKSQRKKSMYILFFRIPWLPEFLLSRLNFRKLERSLTKTSMKGAFSPEEISLYKQAWAIPGCVKSMLHWYRAAVKNPPKLIRTRKIKVPTWIFWGEKDRFLAKEMAEETLELFSNASVRFFSKGTHWIHHEIPEILNPELVSFLSEE, from the coding sequence ATGTCTATCGAATTACAAGAAAAGGACTCTACCTTTCCGTTTCCTTCCGATTTTCCGGAAGTACGGTCCAGATATTTGAATACAAACGGACAAAAATTTTTCTTATTAGAGTCAGGACCTAAAAACGGGAAACCATTATTGTTATTACACGGGTTTCCGGAATTTTCTTACGCGTGGAAAAACCAAATCGGCTATTTTGCAAAGCGTGGATATTTAGTGATCGCTCCGGATCAAAGAGGATATGCAAGAAGTTCAAAACCTAAATCCATTTCGGACTATGGATTGGATATTCTATCGGAAGACATCGTTTCGATTTTAGATGCGTATGGAATTTCTAAAACGGATATTATCGCTCATGACTGGGGAGGAGCGGTAGCATATTGGACTCTTTCGAAATTTCCGGAACGATTTAGAAAAGCTTGTATTCTTAATGTCCCTCATCCTACGATCATGAAAAGAAAAATACTTTCTGATAAATCCCAAAGAAAGAAGAGTATGTACATTCTCTTTTTCCGGATCCCTTGGTTGCCTGAATTCTTACTTTCCAGATTGAATTTTAGAAAATTAGAAAGGTCCCTAACAAAAACGTCCATGAAAGGTGCGTTTTCCCCCGAAGAAATCTCACTTTATAAGCAAGCATGGGCAATCCCTGGATGTGTGAAGTCTATGCTGCATTGGTATCGGGCAGCGGTAAAAAATCCTCCTAAATTGATCCGAACCAGAAAGATCAAAGTCCCGACCTGGATTTTCTGGGGAGAAAAAGACAGATTTTTAGCGAAGGAAATGGCGGAAGAAACCTTGGAATTATTTTCAAATGCTTCGGTTCGTTTCTTTTCTAAAGGTACTCACTGGATCCATCATGAGATCCCTGAAATTTTAAATCCGGAACTTGTTTCGTTTTTATCGGAAGAATAG